From Salvelinus namaycush isolate Seneca chromosome 27, SaNama_1.0, whole genome shotgun sequence, the proteins below share one genomic window:
- the LOC120022239 gene encoding CTP synthase 1-like → MKYILVTGGVISGIGKGIIASSVGTILKSCGLRVTAIKVDPYINIDAGTFSPYEHGEVFVLDDGGEVDLDLGNYERFLDIRLTKDNNLTTGKIYQSVINKERKGDYLGKTVQVVPHITDAIQEWVMRQARVPVDDDGVEPQICVIELGGTVGDIESMPFIEAFRQFQFKVKRENFCNIHVSLVPQPSATGEQKTKPTQNSVRELRGLGLSPDLIMCRCSTPLENSVKEKISMFCHVEPEQVICVADVSSIYRVPLLLENQGVVGYFCQRLDLPIETRPRKMLTKWKEMSDRSDRLLEQCSIALVGKYTKFTDSYASVIKALEHSALAICHKLDIKYIDSADLEPNTLKEEPVKYHEAWQKLCSADGILVPGGFGVRGTEGKIHAINWARKQKKPFLGVCLGMQLAVCEFARNVLEWEDANSTEFHPESKHPVVIDMPEHNPGQMGGTMRLGKRRTIFKTTNSILRRLYGDAEYVDERHRHRFEVNPELKDHFEGKGFHFVGQDVEGERMEVIELDDHPYFVGVQYHPEFTSRPIKPSPPYFGLLLASAGKLQSYLQKGCCLSPRDTYSDQSGGSSPDPEITESSQEFV, encoded by the exons ATGAAGTACATCCTGGTCACTGGTGGCGTCATTTCAGGCATCGGGAAGGGCATCATCGCCTCCAGTGTGGGAACCATCCTCAAGTCATGTGGTCTGCGTGTCACCGCCATCAAGGTTGACCCCTACATCAATATAGATGCAGGGACCTTCTCTCCATACGAGCATG GTGAGGTGTTTGTGCTGGACGATGGGGGTGAGGTGGATCTGGACCTGGGGAACTACGAGAGGTTCCTGGACATCAGACTGACCAAAGACAACAACCTGACCACCGGCAAGATCTACCAGTCTGTCATCaacaaggagaggaaaggagactaCCTGGGAAAGACCGTACAGG TGGTGCCCCACATCACTGATGCGATCCAGGAGTGGGTGATGCGTCAGGCCAGAGTACCTGTTGACGATGACGGTGTGGAGCCTCAGATCTGTGTCATCGAG CTAGGAGGCACTGTGGGAGACATCGAGAGCATGCCTTTCATCGAAGCCTTCAGGCAGTTCCAGTTCAAGGTGAAGAGGGAGAACTTCTGTAACATCCACGTCAGCCTGGTCCCACAGCCCAGTGCCACAGGAGAGCAGAAGACCAAACCCACTCAGAACAGTGTCAGAGAGCTCAGAGGACTCGGCCTGTCTCCTGATCTG ATCATGTGTCGCTGCTCCACTCCCCTGGAGAACTCTGTCAAAGAGAAGATCTCCATGTTCTGTCATGTAGAACCTGAACAG gtGATCTGCGTGGCAGACGTGTCGTCCATCTACAGAGTGCCTCTGCTACTGGAGAACCAGGGGGTGGTGGGCTACTTCTGTCAGAGACTAGACCTTCCTATAGAGACACGCCCCAGGAAGATGCTCACCAAGTGGAAGGAGATGTCTGACAG GTCAGACAGGCTCCTAGAGCAGTGTTCTATAGCCCTGGTGGGGAAATACACCAAGTTCACAGACTCCTACGCGTCAGTCATCAAAGCGCTAGAACACTCTGCCTTAGCCATCTGCCACAAACTGGATAtcaag TATATTGACTCAGCAGACCTGGAGCCAAACACACTGAAGGAGGAGCCTGTGAAGTACCATGAGGCGTGGCAAAAACTCTGCAGTGCTGA TGGCATCCTGGTACCTGGGGGGTTTGGAGTCAGAGGGACAGAGGGGAAGATCCACGCCATCAACTGGGCACGCAAACAGAAGAAACCCTTCCTAG GTGTGTGTCTagggatgcagctggctgtgTGTGAATTTGCCAGGAATGTGCTAGAATGGGAAGATGCCAACTCTACAGAGTTTCATCCCGAATCAAAGCATCCTGTT GTGATTGACATGCCAGAACACAATCCTGGGCAGATGGGTGGGACCATGAGGTTGGGAAAGAGACGGACCATTTTCAAGACCACCAACAGTATACTAA GAAGACTTTACGGAGATGCTGAGTACGTGGATGAGAGACACCGACATCGCTTTGAG gtgaACCCAGAGCTGAAGGATCACTTTGAGGGGAAAGGCTTTCACTTCGTGGGTCAAGATGTAGAAGGAGAGCGAATGGAAGTCATTGAGCTAGACG ATCATCCGTATTTCGTAGGGGTGCAGTATCACCCTGAGTTCACCTCTCGCCCCATCAAACCATCGCCTCCCTACTTTGGCCTCCTGCTGGCATCAGCCGGGAAACTACAGAGCTACCTACAGAAGGGTTGCTGTCTGTCTCCACG GGACACGTACAGTGATCAGAGCGGCGGCAGCTCCCCAGACCCGGAAATAACTGAGTCCTCACAGGAATTTGTGTGA